A single region of the Streptomyces sp. NBC_00236 genome encodes:
- a CDS encoding WD40 repeat domain-containing protein, whose amino-acid sequence MSSATGTGSGVRVVVAVRADFYGHLTQHRTLADAARRASMLVPPMSPDELREAIIKPAAHAGLVVERALTARLLSESADEDGSLPLVSHALLEIWRRRRGRVLTEAAYDETGGIQGAIARTADDLYARLSPAQAEAARRLLLRLITPGQGTPDTRRSAPRAEIAALGNGSTEDTEIVLERLARARLVTLDEDCVDLAHEAVLAGWPLLRSWLDADRDRLRAQRRLTEAAANWQSLERDTGALCRGLRLDEATGYFADPEQGGELTELEAEFLEASRSARKRERHRRRAGITALSTLLVLSLLAGLAAWQQNRSSEQRSREVEARRIVLAEAFGSRWDRAPALTRFSRAGDRLAVARADPDGRRLRVSVLDARTGALLASPPRVSCPPDGAVGRYSCGSVSLAFNSTGRTLAYGVTGFDASAPGRIALYDTARRRITTALSGADLGRGDWQDTAFTPDDGKLIVAGASGPSPTTRIWDLGQKAIAVSIPEASGSPVLSPDGTLLTTLSGSAFRMPSGTPLSSARTPGQATAMAFSPDGKYLAVGEGSGRIVLWDGRITRRLGELVDPDTPTRQYVSALAFTPDSRTLAVAGDEGALQLWDTNTRQRIGSPLPTAGDTIGSLAFDGNHTLRAAGDHAPPRTYDLSVTAVVRAVCRRTGRQFTPDQWSAHLPGVPYRQTCP is encoded by the coding sequence CGCACGCCGGCCTCGTCGTGGAGCGGGCTCTGACAGCTCGACTCCTCAGCGAATCCGCCGACGAGGACGGCAGCCTCCCGCTGGTGTCCCACGCGCTGCTGGAGATCTGGCGCCGCCGCAGGGGAAGGGTGCTGACCGAGGCGGCCTACGACGAGACGGGCGGCATCCAGGGCGCGATCGCCCGCACAGCGGACGACCTGTACGCGCGCCTGTCGCCCGCTCAGGCGGAAGCCGCCCGGCGCCTCCTGCTCCGCCTGATCACTCCGGGCCAGGGCACTCCGGACACCCGCCGCTCCGCCCCGCGCGCCGAGATCGCCGCGCTGGGCAACGGCAGCACCGAGGACACCGAAATCGTCCTGGAGCGCCTCGCCCGCGCTCGCCTCGTCACCCTTGACGAAGACTGTGTCGATCTCGCCCATGAGGCCGTGCTCGCCGGCTGGCCCCTGCTGCGTTCCTGGCTCGACGCGGACCGTGACCGGCTCCGCGCCCAGCGCCGGCTCACGGAAGCGGCTGCCAACTGGCAGAGTCTGGAACGCGACACCGGGGCTCTGTGCCGGGGACTGCGTCTGGACGAAGCCACCGGATATTTCGCCGACCCGGAGCAGGGGGGTGAACTGACCGAACTGGAAGCCGAGTTCCTCGAAGCCAGTCGCAGCGCCCGGAAACGGGAGCGCCACCGCCGCCGGGCCGGAATCACCGCTCTGTCCACTCTCCTTGTCCTCAGCCTCCTCGCCGGCCTGGCCGCCTGGCAGCAGAATCGGAGCAGCGAGCAACGCAGCCGCGAGGTCGAGGCACGCCGCATCGTCCTGGCAGAGGCGTTCGGCTCCCGGTGGGACCGGGCTCCCGCTCTGACACGCTTCAGCCGCGCGGGCGACAGGCTGGCCGTAGCCCGCGCGGATCCGGACGGCCGGCGCCTCCGCGTCAGCGTCCTCGACGCGCGAACCGGGGCACTCCTCGCATCTCCACCGCGCGTGTCCTGCCCGCCCGACGGCGCCGTCGGGCGGTACAGCTGCGGCAGCGTGTCGCTGGCCTTCAACTCCACAGGACGGACGCTCGCCTACGGCGTGACAGGCTTCGACGCGTCCGCCCCGGGGCGGATCGCCCTCTACGACACAGCCCGGCGGCGTATCACCACGGCCCTGTCCGGCGCCGACCTCGGCAGGGGCGACTGGCAGGACACCGCGTTCACCCCGGACGACGGGAAGCTGATAGTCGCGGGGGCGTCGGGCCCCTCGCCCACCACCCGGATCTGGGACCTCGGGCAGAAGGCCATCGCCGTGTCCATCCCGGAGGCGTCCGGCAGTCCGGTGCTGAGCCCGGACGGGACCCTGCTCACCACATTGAGCGGTTCGGCGTTCCGAATGCCCTCCGGCACACCGCTTTCCTCGGCACGGACCCCTGGTCAGGCCACAGCCATGGCGTTCAGCCCCGACGGGAAGTACCTGGCGGTCGGTGAGGGCTCCGGTCGGATCGTGCTGTGGGACGGTCGGATCACCCGACGGCTGGGCGAACTCGTCGACCCGGACACCCCCACCCGCCAGTACGTGTCCGCCCTGGCCTTCACACCCGACAGCCGGACCCTGGCCGTCGCCGGTGACGAAGGGGCCCTCCAGCTGTGGGACACCAACACCCGCCAACGCATCGGCAGCCCCCTCCCGACGGCCGGGGACACCATCGGCAGCCTTGCCTTCGACGGCAACCACACGCTGCGCGCGGCCGGCGACCATGCCCCGCCGCGTACCTACGATCTGTCGGTGACGGCCGTGGTCCGAGCCGTCTGCCGGCGCACGGGACGGCAGTTCACTCCCGACCAATGGAGTGCCCACCTTCCCGGAGTTCCCTATCGGCAGACGTGCCCGTGA
- a CDS encoding VOC family protein, whose amino-acid sequence MTEAAARRAPGTPCWVSLIVHGLHTTQNFYAELFGWEFGPGPEQLGPYVRALIDGKEVAGIGQLPPDRHLPIAWTTYLATDDADLTAEAIRACGGTVGVGPLDAGEAGRMAIASDPVGAVFGIWQAAAHLGTTLAGAPGTPVWNELVTRETSTVAKFYQAVFGYDTEAVVSADFDYQTLHLDGRPVASLHGVGNALPRDRGPHWMTYFEVADTDEAARRVVELGGHVLQPPREGSNGRVATVADPEGAAFTIVRSAGR is encoded by the coding sequence ATGACCGAGGCTGCCGCTCGGCGAGCGCCCGGAACACCATGCTGGGTGAGCCTGATCGTGCACGGCCTGCACACGACCCAGAACTTCTACGCCGAACTGTTCGGCTGGGAGTTCGGTCCGGGCCCGGAGCAGCTCGGCCCGTACGTCCGGGCGCTGATCGACGGGAAGGAGGTCGCGGGCATCGGCCAGCTGCCGCCCGACCGGCACCTCCCGATCGCCTGGACGACCTATCTGGCCACGGACGACGCCGATCTCACGGCGGAGGCCATCCGCGCCTGCGGCGGCACGGTCGGTGTCGGACCGCTCGACGCCGGGGAGGCGGGCCGGATGGCCATCGCCTCCGACCCGGTCGGCGCCGTGTTCGGGATCTGGCAGGCGGCCGCCCACCTCGGCACCACGCTGGCCGGCGCCCCCGGCACTCCGGTCTGGAACGAGCTGGTGACCCGGGAGACGTCGACGGTCGCCAAGTTCTACCAGGCGGTCTTCGGGTACGACACCGAGGCGGTCGTCTCGGCCGACTTCGACTACCAGACCCTCCACCTGGACGGCCGCCCGGTGGCCTCGCTGCACGGCGTCGGCAACGCCCTGCCGCGCGACCGGGGCCCGCACTGGATGACGTACTTCGAGGTAGCCGACACGGACGAGGCCGCACGGCGCGTGGTGGAACTCGGCGGACACGTCCTGCAGCCGCCCAGGGAGGGATCCAACGGCAGGGTGGCCACCGTCGCGGACCCGGAGGGCGCAGCGTTCACGATCGTGCGGTCGGCGGGGCGCTGA
- a CDS encoding sulfurtransferase, which produces MKPIITASECASESAGPRPPVLLDVRWQLGGPHGRPDYEAGHLPGAVFVDLEAELSGPAGDGGRHPLPDPVEFGAVMRRAGVNRDSSVVVYDGGQSWAAARAWWLLRWTGHRDVRVLDGGLAAWTGELSKEIPSPAEGDFVPVPGALPLLDADGAAALARSGLLLDARAAERYRGEVEPLDRVGGHIPGAVSAPTVENVGADGRFLPAEQLASRFFELGATEDAGEVGVYCGSGVSGAHQVLALEIAGFADAALYAGSWSHWTRDESRPVATGPDPR; this is translated from the coding sequence ATGAAGCCCATCATCACCGCATCCGAATGCGCGAGCGAGTCGGCGGGGCCACGTCCGCCGGTGCTCCTGGACGTACGTTGGCAGCTCGGCGGCCCCCATGGCCGGCCCGATTACGAGGCCGGGCACCTTCCCGGCGCGGTCTTCGTCGACCTGGAGGCGGAACTCTCGGGGCCGGCGGGTGACGGCGGACGCCATCCCCTGCCCGATCCGGTGGAATTCGGCGCTGTCATGCGCCGTGCCGGGGTGAACCGGGACAGCTCGGTCGTCGTGTACGACGGCGGCCAGAGCTGGGCGGCGGCCCGTGCCTGGTGGCTGCTGCGCTGGACGGGGCACCGGGATGTCCGGGTGCTGGACGGCGGTCTCGCCGCGTGGACCGGTGAGTTGTCGAAGGAGATTCCGAGCCCGGCGGAGGGGGACTTCGTCCCGGTCCCCGGCGCGCTGCCGCTGCTGGACGCGGACGGCGCGGCCGCTCTGGCCCGCTCGGGCCTGCTGCTCGATGCGCGGGCGGCCGAACGGTACCGGGGCGAAGTGGAGCCGCTCGACCGGGTGGGCGGGCATATCCCGGGTGCGGTGTCGGCCCCCACGGTGGAGAACGTCGGAGCGGACGGACGTTTCCTTCCCGCCGAGCAGCTGGCCTCCCGGTTCTTCGAACTGGGTGCCACCGAGGACGCCGGGGAGGTCGGCGTCTACTGCGGCTCGGGGGTCTCCGGCGCCCACCAGGTGCTGGCGCTGGAGATCGCAGGCTTCGCGGACGCGGCCCTCTACGCGGGCTCCTGGTCGCACTGGACGCGCGACGAGTCCCGCCCGGTCGCCACGGGCCCCGACCCCCGGTAG
- the sepH gene encoding septation protein SepH, with translation MPELRVVAVSNDGTRLVLKAADSTEYTLPIDERLRAAVRNDRARLGQIEIEVESHLRPRDIQARIRAGASAEEVAQFAGIPVDRVRRFEGPVLAERAFMAERARKTPVRRPGENTGTGPQLGEAVQERLLLRGADKETVQWDSWRRDDGTWEVLLVYRVAGEPHSASWTYDPPRRLVQAVDDEARSLIGETDDVAAPEPSFPFVPRIARLPRDRPLDRALDRQMERPAPPPPPEPEERIGGVTASERDSLTSLLEAVPSFRGDMVVPERPAPPEPPALEPAPHEPEAEEPPAPAASAGAGSAYADVLMPRAVAGHRDRLTGTTDRQAEADGVRPGRRAAVPSWDEIVFGTRRKKQD, from the coding sequence ATGCCCGAACTGCGTGTCGTGGCCGTCTCCAACGACGGCACACGACTGGTGCTCAAGGCTGCGGACAGCACGGAGTACACGCTTCCGATCGACGAGCGGCTGCGAGCCGCCGTGCGCAACGACCGCGCGCGGCTCGGCCAGATCGAGATCGAGGTGGAGAGTCACCTCCGACCCCGCGACATCCAGGCCCGGATACGAGCCGGTGCCTCCGCGGAGGAGGTCGCTCAGTTCGCCGGGATTCCGGTCGACCGTGTCCGCCGCTTCGAGGGCCCCGTGCTCGCGGAGCGCGCCTTCATGGCCGAGCGGGCCCGGAAGACTCCCGTGCGCCGTCCCGGCGAGAACACCGGCACCGGCCCGCAACTAGGCGAGGCGGTGCAGGAACGCCTCCTGCTGCGCGGCGCCGACAAGGAAACCGTCCAGTGGGACTCGTGGCGCCGCGACGACGGCACCTGGGAGGTCCTCCTGGTGTACCGGGTCGCCGGCGAGCCGCACTCGGCGAGCTGGACCTACGATCCGCCGCGCCGGCTGGTCCAGGCCGTCGACGACGAGGCACGCTCGCTGATCGGCGAGACCGATGACGTCGCCGCGCCCGAGCCCAGCTTCCCGTTCGTCCCCCGGATCGCCCGGCTGCCGCGCGACCGGCCGCTGGACCGCGCCCTGGACCGGCAGATGGAACGCCCCGCGCCGCCTCCGCCCCCGGAGCCGGAGGAGCGCATCGGCGGGGTCACCGCGAGCGAGCGGGACTCGCTCACCAGCCTGCTGGAGGCGGTACCGAGTTTCCGCGGCGACATGGTCGTTCCGGAACGGCCCGCGCCGCCCGAGCCGCCGGCGCTCGAACCCGCCCCCCACGAGCCGGAGGCGGAGGAGCCGCCGGCCCCCGCGGCCTCGGCGGGCGCGGGTTCCGCTTACGCGGACGTCCTGATGCCGCGTGCGGTCGCGGGGCATCGCGACCGGCTCACCGGTACGACGGACCGGCAGGCCGAGGCGGACGGGGTCCGGCCCGGCCGACGCGCCGCCGTGCCGAGCTGGGACGAGATCGTCTTCGGCACCCGCCGCAAGAAGCAGGACTGA
- a CDS encoding D-arabinono-1,4-lactone oxidase, producing the protein MTDTYARTTTSAWHNWAGNVTARPARAVSPASVDELAEALRRASEDGLKVKPVGTGHSFTATAATDGLLIRPDLLTGIRDIDRAAMTVTVEAGTPLKRLNTALAREGLSLTNMGDIMEQTVAGATSTGTHGTGRDSASISAQIRALEMVTADGTVLTCSETENPEIFAVARIGLGALGVITALTFAVEPVFLLTAREEPMAFDKVTADFDQLVTENEHFEFYWFPHTGNCNTKRNNRSAGPAAPPGKVSGWIEDELLSNGVFQVACSLGRAVPATIPSIAKLSSRALSARTYTDIPYKVFTSPRRVRFVEMEYALPREAAVGALREVKAMVDRSPLRISFPVEVRTAPADDIALSTASGRDSAYIAVHLYRGTPYQAYFTAVERIMTAHGGRPHWGKVNTRDAEYLSGVYPRFGEFTAVRDRLDPDRLFANDYLRRVLGD; encoded by the coding sequence ATGACCGACACCTACGCACGGACGACGACGAGCGCGTGGCATAACTGGGCGGGGAACGTCACCGCCCGCCCGGCAAGGGCCGTGTCCCCCGCCTCCGTGGACGAACTCGCCGAGGCGCTGCGCAGGGCGTCCGAGGACGGTCTGAAGGTGAAGCCGGTCGGCACCGGCCATTCGTTCACGGCGACCGCCGCCACCGACGGGCTGCTGATCCGTCCCGATCTGCTCACCGGCATCCGCGACATCGACCGCGCGGCGATGACGGTGACCGTCGAGGCAGGCACCCCGCTGAAGCGGCTCAACACCGCACTGGCCCGCGAGGGGCTCTCGCTCACCAACATGGGCGACATCATGGAGCAGACCGTCGCCGGGGCCACCTCGACCGGCACCCACGGCACCGGCCGCGACTCGGCGTCCATATCCGCGCAGATACGTGCCCTGGAAATGGTCACGGCGGACGGCACGGTGCTGACCTGCTCGGAGACGGAGAACCCGGAGATCTTCGCCGTCGCCCGGATCGGGCTCGGCGCGCTGGGGGTCATTACGGCCCTCACGTTCGCCGTGGAGCCGGTCTTCCTGCTGACGGCACGTGAGGAACCGATGGCCTTCGACAAGGTCACGGCGGACTTCGATCAGCTGGTGACCGAGAACGAGCACTTCGAGTTCTACTGGTTCCCGCACACGGGGAACTGCAACACCAAGCGGAACAACCGGAGCGCGGGCCCGGCCGCCCCGCCCGGCAAGGTCAGCGGCTGGATCGAGGACGAGCTCCTCTCCAACGGCGTCTTCCAGGTGGCCTGCTCGCTCGGCCGCGCGGTCCCCGCCACGATCCCCTCGATCGCCAAGCTCTCCAGCCGGGCCCTGTCCGCGCGTACGTACACCGACATCCCCTACAAGGTCTTCACCAGCCCGCGCCGGGTGCGGTTCGTGGAGATGGAGTACGCCCTGCCCCGCGAGGCCGCCGTGGGCGCGCTGCGCGAGGTCAAGGCGATGGTGGACCGTTCCCCGCTGCGGATCAGCTTCCCGGTGGAGGTGCGCACCGCCCCCGCGGACGACATCGCGCTCTCCACGGCCTCGGGCCGGGACAGCGCGTACATCGCGGTCCATCTGTACCGGGGCACGCCCTACCAGGCGTACTTCACGGCGGTCGAGCGGATCATGACCGCGCACGGCGGCCGCCCGCACTGGGGCAAGGTCAACACCCGTGACGCCGAGTACCTCTCCGGGGTGTACCCGCGCTTCGGCGAGTTCACCGCCGTACGGGACCGGCTGGACCCGGACCGGCTCTTCGCCAACGACTACCTGCGCCGGGTCCTGGGCGACTGA
- a CDS encoding MFS transporter, translating into MPSPYRAIFAAPGTKGFSSAGFFGRMPLSMMGIGVVTMISQLTGRYGLAGALSATLAMSAAVVGPQVSRLVDRHGQRRVLRPVTLVALAAVAGLLVCAQQRLPDWTLFVFAAGAGCVPSVGSMVRARWAEIYRSSARQLHTAYAWESIVDEVCFIFGPIISIGLSTAWFPEAGPLVAAGFLLVGVFWLTAQRATEPVPHPHARHTTGSALGSRGLQVLVVTFVATGAIFGAVDVVTVAFAEEQGHKAAASLVLAVYALGSCLAGAVFGLLHLKGRSSTRWLVGVCAMAVSMIPLQLAGNLPFLAVALFVAGLSVAPTMVTTMALVEQHVPRTRLTEGMTWTSTGLAVGVALGSSAAGWVVDASGAKAGYAVPAVAGALAAAVAFLGYRRLTGPVPTEGRGEDDRHLRTDDDERVA; encoded by the coding sequence TTGCCCAGTCCCTACCGCGCGATCTTCGCTGCCCCCGGCACCAAGGGGTTCTCCTCGGCCGGCTTCTTCGGCCGGATGCCGCTGTCCATGATGGGCATCGGCGTGGTGACCATGATCTCCCAGCTCACCGGCCGGTACGGGCTGGCCGGCGCGCTCTCCGCGACGCTGGCGATGTCGGCCGCGGTCGTCGGACCGCAGGTGTCCAGGCTGGTGGACAGGCACGGGCAGCGCCGGGTGCTGCGTCCCGTGACGCTCGTCGCGCTGGCGGCCGTGGCCGGCCTGCTGGTCTGCGCGCAGCAGCGGCTGCCCGACTGGACCCTGTTCGTCTTCGCCGCGGGGGCGGGCTGCGTGCCCAGTGTCGGGTCGATGGTCCGGGCGCGCTGGGCGGAGATCTACCGCAGCTCGGCACGGCAGCTGCACACCGCGTACGCGTGGGAGTCGATCGTCGACGAGGTCTGCTTCATCTTCGGCCCGATCATCTCCATCGGGCTCTCCACCGCGTGGTTCCCGGAGGCGGGCCCGCTGGTCGCCGCCGGGTTCCTGCTCGTCGGAGTGTTCTGGCTGACCGCCCAGCGGGCCACCGAACCCGTGCCGCACCCGCACGCCCGGCACACCACAGGCTCCGCACTCGGCTCGCGCGGGCTTCAGGTCCTGGTGGTCACCTTCGTGGCGACGGGGGCGATCTTCGGGGCGGTCGACGTGGTGACGGTGGCCTTCGCCGAGGAGCAGGGGCACAAGGCGGCGGCCAGCCTGGTGCTGGCGGTGTACGCGCTGGGGTCCTGTCTGGCCGGGGCCGTGTTCGGCCTGCTGCATCTCAAGGGCAGGTCATCCACCCGGTGGCTGGTGGGAGTGTGTGCGATGGCCGTGAGTATGATCCCCCTCCAACTGGCCGGGAACCTGCCGTTCCTGGCCGTGGCGCTCTTTGTCGCGGGTCTCTCCGTCGCACCGACGATGGTCACGACCATGGCCCTCGTCGAACAGCACGTACCGCGCACCAGACTGACCGAGGGCATGACCTGGACCAGCACCGGGCTCGCCGTAGGCGTGGCGCTCGGCTCCTCGGCCGCCGGCTGGGTGGTCGACGCTTCGGGGGCGAAGGCGGGGTACGCGGTGCCCGCCGTGGCGGGAGCGCTCGCGGCCGCGGTGGCGTTCCTGGGGTACCGCCGGCTCACAGGGCCGGTTCCTACGGAAGGGCGCGGGGAAGATGACCGACACCTACGCACGGACGACGACGAGCGCGTGGCATAA
- a CDS encoding ferrochelatase has translation MSDLRDPAPYDALLLLSFGGPEGPDDVVPFLANVTRGRGIPEERLKEVGKHYFLFGGVSPINAQNRALLDALRKDFTEHGLDLPVYWGNRNWAPYLTDTLREMARAGHRRIAVLATSAYASYSGCRQYRENLAESLAVLEAEGLPVPRVDKLRHYFNHPGFVEPMVEGVLASLAELSPEQRAGAHLAFTTHSIPTSAADTSGPVEEHGDGGAYVAEHLDVARLIVAAVAERTGVAHPWQLVYQSRSGAPHIPWLEPDICDHLESLHGDGVPAVVMAPIGFVSDHMEVLYDLDTEATAKAAELGLTVRRSATVGADPRFAAAVRDLVLERAATEKGLGRERCALGSLGASHDLCPVGCCPARALKPAAAGADSPYA, from the coding sequence ATGTCCGATCTGCGCGATCCCGCTCCCTACGACGCCCTGTTGCTGCTCTCCTTCGGAGGCCCCGAAGGCCCGGACGACGTGGTTCCGTTCCTGGCGAACGTGACCCGTGGCCGGGGGATCCCCGAGGAGCGGCTGAAGGAAGTCGGCAAGCACTACTTCCTCTTCGGCGGCGTCAGCCCGATCAATGCCCAGAACCGGGCGCTGCTCGACGCGCTGCGCAAGGACTTCACGGAGCACGGACTGGATCTGCCGGTGTACTGGGGCAACCGCAACTGGGCGCCCTATCTGACCGACACCCTGCGCGAGATGGCCCGGGCCGGGCACCGCCGCATCGCCGTCCTGGCGACGAGCGCCTACGCCTCGTACTCCGGCTGCCGGCAGTACCGCGAGAACCTCGCCGAGTCGCTGGCCGTCCTGGAGGCCGAGGGCCTGCCGGTGCCGCGCGTCGACAAGCTGCGGCACTACTTCAACCACCCCGGCTTCGTCGAGCCGATGGTGGAAGGCGTCCTGGCCTCGCTGGCCGAGCTGTCGCCGGAGCAGCGGGCGGGCGCGCATCTCGCCTTCACCACGCACTCCATCCCCACCTCGGCCGCCGACACCTCGGGCCCGGTGGAGGAACACGGCGACGGCGGCGCCTACGTCGCCGAGCACCTGGACGTGGCCAGGCTGATCGTGGCGGCCGTGGCCGAGCGGACCGGCGTCGCGCACCCCTGGCAGCTCGTCTACCAGTCGCGCAGCGGCGCCCCGCACATCCCGTGGCTGGAGCCTGACATCTGCGACCACCTGGAGTCGCTGCACGGTGACGGGGTCCCCGCCGTGGTCATGGCACCCATCGGCTTCGTCTCGGACCACATGGAGGTCCTCTACGACCTCGACACCGAGGCCACCGCGAAGGCGGCCGAGCTCGGGCTCACGGTGCGCCGGTCCGCGACGGTCGGTGCCGATCCGCGGTTCGCGGCGGCCGTGCGCGACCTGGTGCTGGAGCGCGCCGCCACCGAGAAGGGCCTGGGCCGGGAGCGGTGCGCGCTCGGGAGCCTCGGGGCGAGCCACGACCTCTGCCCGGTCGGCTGCTGTCCGGCCAGGGCGCTCAAGCCGGCCGCCGCGGGTGCCGACAGCCCGTACGCGTAG
- a CDS encoding inositol monophosphatase family protein, translated as MTDPLLPELLDLALDVARRAGALLRDGRPADLGVAATKSSPVDVVTEMDIAAEKLITGFLSERRPHDGFLGEEGASSEGSSGIRWVIDPLDGTVNYLYGLPTWAVSVAAERDGERIVGVVEVPMRGETYHAVLGGGAYAKGGAYGEGARLRCRPAPPLDQALVSTGFNYVADVRAHQADVARVLIPRLRDIRRGGSAAIDLCDVAAGRLDGYYERGLHPWDLAAGDLIAREAGALTGGRPGLPADGGLTVAAAPGVFEPLQALLEELGAWHD; from the coding sequence GTGACCGACCCCCTGCTGCCCGAACTGCTCGACCTCGCCCTGGACGTCGCCCGGCGCGCCGGAGCGCTGCTGCGCGACGGCCGCCCGGCCGATCTGGGGGTGGCCGCGACCAAGTCCAGTCCGGTGGACGTCGTCACCGAGATGGACATCGCCGCCGAGAAGCTGATCACCGGCTTCCTGTCCGAGCGCCGCCCGCACGACGGCTTCCTCGGCGAGGAAGGCGCCAGTTCCGAGGGCAGCAGCGGCATCCGCTGGGTGATCGACCCGCTCGACGGCACCGTGAACTACCTCTACGGCCTGCCCACGTGGGCCGTCTCCGTCGCCGCGGAACGCGACGGCGAACGGATCGTGGGCGTCGTGGAGGTCCCGATGCGCGGGGAGACCTACCACGCGGTCCTCGGAGGCGGTGCGTACGCAAAGGGCGGGGCGTACGGGGAAGGTGCCCGGCTCCGCTGCCGGCCGGCCCCGCCGCTCGACCAGGCGCTCGTGTCGACCGGCTTCAACTACGTCGCCGACGTCCGCGCGCACCAGGCGGACGTGGCCCGTGTGCTGATCCCGCGACTGCGGGACATCCGGCGCGGCGGTTCCGCGGCGATCGACCTCTGTGACGTCGCCGCCGGGCGCCTCGACGGCTACTACGAGCGCGGCCTCCATCCGTGGGACCTCGCGGCCGGTGACCTGATCGCCCGGGAGGCGGGCGCGCTGACCGGCGGCCGCCCGGGACTCCCCGCCGACGGCGGCCTGACCGTGGCCGCGGCGCCCGGGGTCTTCGAGCCCCTTCAGGCGCTGCTGGAGGAGCTCGGCGCCTGGCACGACTGA
- a CDS encoding response regulator transcription factor, producing the protein MRVLVVEDEQLLADAVATGLRREAMAVDVVYDGAAALERIEVNDYDVVVLDRDLPLVHGDDVCRRIVELGMPTRVLMLTASGDVSDRVEGLELGADDYLPKPFAFSELTARVRALGRRTTVALPPVLERAGIKLDPNRREVFRGDQEVQLAPKEFAVLEVLMRSEGAVVSAEQLLEKAWDENTDPFTNVVRVTVMTLRRKLGEPPVIVTVPGSGYRI; encoded by the coding sequence GTGCGCGTACTCGTCGTGGAGGACGAGCAGCTGCTCGCCGATGCGGTGGCCACCGGATTGCGCCGTGAGGCCATGGCCGTCGATGTCGTGTACGACGGCGCCGCGGCCCTGGAGCGCATCGAGGTCAACGACTACGACGTCGTGGTGCTCGACCGGGACCTCCCCCTGGTGCACGGCGACGACGTCTGCCGCCGGATCGTGGAGCTGGGGATGCCGACCCGGGTGCTCATGCTCACCGCGTCCGGGGACGTCAGCGACCGGGTTGAGGGCCTGGAGCTCGGTGCGGACGACTACCTGCCCAAGCCCTTCGCCTTCAGTGAGCTGACCGCCCGGGTCCGGGCGCTGGGCCGCCGTACGACGGTCGCCCTGCCGCCCGTCCTGGAGCGCGCCGGGATCAAGCTCGACCCCAACCGACGTGAGGTCTTCCGCGGCGACCAGGAGGTGCAGCTCGCTCCCAAGGAGTTCGCGGTGCTGGAGGTCCTGATGCGCAGCGAGGGCGCCGTCGTCTCGGCGGAGCAGCTCCTGGAGAAGGCCTGGGACGAGAACACCGACCCGTTCACCAACGTCGTCCGGGTGACCGTCATGACCCTGCGGCGCAAGCTCGGCGAGCCGCCGGTGATCGTCACGGTGCCCGGCTCCGGTTACCGGATCTGA